A window from Zonotrichia albicollis isolate bZonAlb1 chromosome 8, bZonAlb1.hap1, whole genome shotgun sequence encodes these proteins:
- the LOC113459674 gene encoding uncharacterized protein LOC113459674 isoform X2, translating to MTLPSRRRGRGEPGPSWGEPGQFLVRGTAGTGFGSGAAPGIRARLEGSSRCGARRGQRSARGQLPGTGLGSGAAPAGCGWRSTSLSSSSSSSSSSSSCARNPASHGGDPDRPCCPPGAALARKGCGDPRAGKRILGATVLRGEGMGGNSLAHHPSPSPARVAPECVRNFEVCGVQHLWSLTYVPPSPGPFSAVNRHAFMANKNAFPWV from the exons ATGACGCTCCCCTCGAGGCGGAGGGGGCGCGGGGAGCCGGGACCGAGCTGGGGGGAGCCGGGGCAGTTCCTGGTGCGGGGCACGGCGGGGACGGGGTTCGGCtcgggggcagctcctgggatcAGGGCTCGGCTCGAGGGCAGCTCCCGATGCGGGGCACGGCGGGGACAGCGCTCGGCTAGGGGGCAGCTCCCGGGGACAGGGCTCGGCTcgggggcagctcctgcaggctgcGGGTGGCGCAGCAccagcctctcctcctcctcgtcctcctcctcctcctcctcctcctgcgcCCGCAATCCAGCGAGCCACGGCGGCGATCCCGACCGG CCTTGCTGCCCGCCCGGCGCCGCTCTCGCTCGGAAGGGATGTGGAGATCCCCGAGCAGGGAAGCGGATTTTGGGAGCGACCGTGCTGCGGGGAGAGGGGATGGGCGGAAATTCCCTCGCTCATCACCCGAGTCCCTCTCCTGCCCGGG TGGCTCCGGAATGCGTGCGGAATTTTGAGGTGTGTGGGGTCCAGCATTTATGGAGCTTGACGTATGTACCCCCCTCTCCTGGTCCCTTTTCTGCTGTGAACAGACATGCGTTCATGGCtaataaaaatgcttttcccTGGGTATAG
- the LOC113459674 gene encoding uncharacterized protein LOC113459674 isoform X3: protein MTLPSRRRGRGEPGPSWGEPGQFLVRGTAGTGFGSGAAPGIRARLEGSSRCGARRGQRSARGQLPGTGLGSGAAPAGCGWRSTSLSSSSSSSSSSSSCARNPASHGGDPDRVRTYLPPTLGQPFVSHLFISYFPQPCCPPGAALARKGCGDPRAGKRILGATVLRGEGMGGNSLAHHPSPSPARAPV, encoded by the exons ATGACGCTCCCCTCGAGGCGGAGGGGGCGCGGGGAGCCGGGACCGAGCTGGGGGGAGCCGGGGCAGTTCCTGGTGCGGGGCACGGCGGGGACGGGGTTCGGCtcgggggcagctcctgggatcAGGGCTCGGCTCGAGGGCAGCTCCCGATGCGGGGCACGGCGGGGACAGCGCTCGGCTAGGGGGCAGCTCCCGGGGACAGGGCTCGGCTcgggggcagctcctgcaggctgcGGGTGGCGCAGCAccagcctctcctcctcctcgtcctcctcctcctcctcctcctcctgcgcCCGCAATCCAGCGAGCCACGGCGGCGATCCCGACCGGGTAAGAACATACCTGCCCCCCACCCTCGGCCAGCCCTTTGTTTctcatctttttatttcgtATTTTCCGCAGCCTTGCTGCCCGCCCGGCGCCGCTCTCGCTCGGAAGGGATGTGGAGATCCCCGAGCAGGGAAGCGGATTTTGGGAGCGACCGTGCTGCGGGGAGAGGGGATGGGCGGAAATTCCCTCGCTCATCACCCGAGTCCCTCTCCTGCCCGGG CACCAGTGTGA
- the LOC113459674 gene encoding uncharacterized protein LOC113459674 isoform X1 yields the protein MTLPSRRRGRGEPGPSWGEPGQFLVRGTAGTGFGSGAAPGIRARLEGSSRCGARRGQRSARGQLPGTGLGSGAAPAGCGWRSTSLSSSSSSSSSSSSCARNPASHGGDPDRVRTYLPPTLGQPFVSHLFISYFPQPCCPPGAALARKGCGDPRAGKRILGATVLRGEGMGGNSLAHHPSPSPARVAPECVRNFEVCGVQHLWSLTYVPPSPGPFSAVNRHAFMANKNAFPWV from the exons ATGACGCTCCCCTCGAGGCGGAGGGGGCGCGGGGAGCCGGGACCGAGCTGGGGGGAGCCGGGGCAGTTCCTGGTGCGGGGCACGGCGGGGACGGGGTTCGGCtcgggggcagctcctgggatcAGGGCTCGGCTCGAGGGCAGCTCCCGATGCGGGGCACGGCGGGGACAGCGCTCGGCTAGGGGGCAGCTCCCGGGGACAGGGCTCGGCTcgggggcagctcctgcaggctgcGGGTGGCGCAGCAccagcctctcctcctcctcgtcctcctcctcctcctcctcctcctgcgcCCGCAATCCAGCGAGCCACGGCGGCGATCCCGACCGGGTAAGAACATACCTGCCCCCCACCCTCGGCCAGCCCTTTGTTTctcatctttttatttcgtATTTTCCGCAGCCTTGCTGCCCGCCCGGCGCCGCTCTCGCTCGGAAGGGATGTGGAGATCCCCGAGCAGGGAAGCGGATTTTGGGAGCGACCGTGCTGCGGGGAGAGGGGATGGGCGGAAATTCCCTCGCTCATCACCCGAGTCCCTCTCCTGCCCGGG TGGCTCCGGAATGCGTGCGGAATTTTGAGGTGTGTGGGGTCCAGCATTTATGGAGCTTGACGTATGTACCCCCCTCTCCTGGTCCCTTTTCTGCTGTGAACAGACATGCGTTCATGGCtaataaaaatgcttttcccTGGGTATAG